One genomic segment of Streptococcus salivarius includes these proteins:
- a CDS encoding glycosyltransferase, translating to MQRAIVLAGDNGYMEKLEVTIKSIVATNSQIIFYVINDNLPQEWFWLMGRRLESVQSQIRNIKISSDQIKGYSLPMDHLSYATFYRYFIADVVTEDRALYLDSDIVVTGDLTPLFEEDIENHALAAVTDGLDASKFNAGVLLVNTVLWREEKASHQLLELTNRYHQEEFGDQGILNRYFKGRWKKLPEVYNVMVGMDTFAHTFNVPEWYDKADQLEKDAVIIHYAGEKPWYQWNLNRCRDIWWFYYGLEWSEILLRKDITKRHFKDLVGRPKFQTAVFTNSAAMEHIETLVEALPNVQFNILAYTNFAPSVIALEAYSNVSLYPRFTRYNAQAVLDKLDFYLDINYHEEIYDIIQKVTALKKPIFSFDVTNHCEIEGDSHCFHVEDIDDMIGVIQEYLAQLS from the coding sequence GTGCAAAGGGCAATCGTACTTGCTGGTGATAATGGTTACATGGAAAAGCTAGAGGTAACTATAAAATCTATTGTTGCGACAAACAGTCAAATTATTTTTTATGTGATCAATGACAATCTCCCTCAGGAGTGGTTCTGGTTGATGGGGAGAAGATTAGAGTCTGTTCAATCACAAATTCGGAATATTAAGATTTCTTCTGATCAGATAAAAGGGTATTCGCTACCCATGGATCATTTAAGTTATGCTACCTTTTATCGTTATTTTATTGCAGATGTTGTTACAGAAGACCGAGCACTTTATCTAGATTCTGATATTGTTGTCACTGGAGATTTGACACCTCTCTTCGAAGAAGATATAGAAAATCATGCTTTGGCCGCAGTTACGGATGGCTTAGATGCTTCTAAGTTTAATGCAGGTGTGCTCCTTGTGAATACTGTGCTTTGGAGAGAAGAAAAAGCTAGCCATCAGTTGCTGGAATTGACGAATCGCTATCATCAAGAGGAGTTTGGAGATCAAGGAATCCTTAATCGTTATTTTAAAGGACGTTGGAAAAAACTACCAGAAGTCTACAATGTAATGGTTGGTATGGATACGTTTGCTCACACCTTTAACGTCCCTGAATGGTATGATAAGGCAGACCAGCTGGAGAAGGACGCAGTAATCATTCACTATGCGGGAGAGAAGCCTTGGTATCAGTGGAATTTGAATCGTTGTCGGGATATCTGGTGGTTTTATTATGGTCTGGAATGGTCTGAAATCTTGTTACGAAAGGATATTACCAAACGTCATTTCAAGGATTTGGTAGGAAGGCCCAAATTCCAAACAGCAGTATTTACGAATTCGGCAGCTATGGAACATATTGAAACATTGGTGGAAGCATTGCCAAATGTTCAATTTAATATCCTTGCTTACACAAATTTTGCTCCTAGTGTAATTGCTTTAGAAGCCTACTCCAATGTTTCGCTTTATCCTCGTTTTACACGGTACAATGCTCAAGCTGTGTTGGATAAATTGGATTTTTATTTGGATATCAATTATCATGAAGAGATTTATGATATTATTCAAAAGGTTACTGCGTTGAAAAAACCTATCTTTTCTTTTGATGTTACCAATCATTGTGAGATTGAAGGGGATAGTCACTGTTTTCATGTAGAGGATATTGATGATATGATTGGTGTTATTCAAGAATATTTAGCTCAATTGAGTTAA
- a CDS encoding sugar transferase, whose translation MTKVHITNLYGMAGDSTVILAQNAVTDIARALGYREIGIYFYNISTDSPSERSKRLDGIMASISFGDIVIFQSPTWNGWEFDAEFVAKLKDLRVKLVIFIHDVIPLMFRDNAYLMPTYMEMFNQADVIIAPSQQMVNRLCEAGLTVEKILIQEIWDHPHNLSLNQPVFKKEIFFAGSLTRFPELQNWVYETPLRVFANEPKSNPEANLVIEGWKRNEELLMELSKGGFGLVWNTQYNDGENVDYYEMNISHKLSTYLAAGIPVIVPNTLSNSHLIEERGLGFAVNSLEEANQLVQNMAPESYQEISSRAQGFAFLLKEGYITKKLLIDAINFLFTL comes from the coding sequence ATGACTAAAGTACATATTACAAATCTATATGGTATGGCAGGGGATAGCACTGTCATCTTAGCTCAGAATGCTGTGACGGATATTGCGCGTGCTTTGGGGTATCGAGAGATTGGAATCTATTTTTATAATATCTCTACAGATAGTCCGAGTGAGAGAAGCAAGCGTCTAGATGGGATCATGGCAAGTATCTCATTTGGTGATATTGTGATTTTTCAATCGCCAACTTGGAATGGTTGGGAGTTTGACGCGGAATTTGTAGCGAAGCTGAAGGATTTAAGAGTTAAACTAGTGATTTTTATCCATGACGTTATTCCACTAATGTTTCGTGATAATGCCTACCTAATGCCGACTTATATGGAGATGTTCAATCAAGCAGATGTCATTATTGCGCCTTCACAACAAATGGTTAACCGTCTGTGTGAAGCAGGTCTGACTGTGGAAAAAATCTTGATTCAAGAAATTTGGGATCATCCTCATAACCTCAGTTTGAACCAACCAGTATTTAAAAAAGAGATTTTCTTTGCAGGATCTTTGACACGTTTTCCAGAGTTGCAAAATTGGGTTTATGAAACCCCTTTGCGAGTTTTTGCGAATGAGCCAAAGAGCAATCCAGAAGCCAATTTGGTGATTGAAGGATGGAAGCGCAATGAAGAACTCCTGATGGAACTCTCAAAGGGAGGCTTTGGTCTTGTCTGGAATACCCAGTATAACGATGGGGAAAATGTTGACTACTACGAAATGAATATTTCACATAAGCTCAGCACCTATCTTGCAGCAGGAATTCCTGTGATTGTGCCCAACACCTTATCAAATAGTCATCTGATAGAAGAGCGAGGCTTAGGATTTGCTGTGAACAGTTTGGAAGAAGCTAATCAATTGGTTCAAAATATGGCTCCAGAATCCTATCAAGAAATTAGTAGTAGGGCTCAAGGCTTTGCTTTTCTCCTTAAAGAGGGGTATATCACTAAGAAGCTTTTAATAGATGCTATTAATTTCTTATTTACTTTATAA
- a CDS encoding glycosyltransferase family 2 protein, with the protein MKEKISVIVPVYNSEAYLENCLNSIIQQTYQNLEIILVNDGSTDGSAAICQRYKIQDPRVKVYHKPNGGVGSSRNRALEAVTGDYILFVDNDDWLELDHIESLYHLLKKADADIAIGNFTQFMEEEGNFLIHVGGNDYFERVYSPFEWFQHQYDGQYNLSQCFTVPWAKLYKAELFKEIVYPTDKTVEDDYTTYKVYLQADKIVYMNRAIYLHRKRETSVTKTVNLADVYPLQSIEERMMILQLIGAPKGLIDAEIAAYKWRLAIHEEETLKHGDMEAYQQVLVKKRIKEKSFHA; encoded by the coding sequence GTGAAGGAAAAAATTAGTGTCATCGTCCCTGTATATAATTCAGAGGCCTATCTTGAAAATTGCTTAAATAGTATCATCCAACAGACCTATCAAAATTTAGAAATTATCTTAGTCAACGATGGTTCAACGGATGGTTCTGCCGCTATTTGCCAACGCTACAAGATTCAGGACCCTCGAGTGAAGGTCTATCATAAGCCTAATGGAGGAGTTGGATCTAGTCGGAATCGTGCTTTAGAAGCGGTGACGGGAGACTACATTCTCTTTGTGGATAACGATGATTGGTTGGAACTGGATCATATCGAGAGTTTATATCATTTGCTGAAAAAAGCAGATGCAGATATTGCAATTGGAAATTTCACTCAATTTATGGAAGAAGAGGGGAACTTTTTAATCCATGTTGGGGGAAATGATTATTTTGAGCGTGTCTATTCTCCTTTTGAGTGGTTCCAACATCAATATGATGGGCAGTATAATCTGAGCCAATGTTTCACGGTCCCTTGGGCAAAGCTTTATAAGGCGGAATTGTTTAAAGAGATTGTTTATCCAACAGATAAAACGGTAGAGGATGATTATACGACCTACAAGGTCTATCTACAAGCTGATAAAATTGTCTATATGAACCGGGCCATCTATCTGCATCGTAAACGTGAGACAAGTGTGACCAAAACGGTTAATCTTGCAGATGTTTATCCGTTACAAAGTATCGAAGAACGCATGATGATTCTTCAATTGATCGGAGCTCCAAAGGGCTTAATAGATGCAGAAATTGCTGCTTACAAGTGGCGATTGGCCATTCATGAAGAAGAGACCTTAAAACATGGAGACATGGAAGCTTATCAGCAAGTACTGGTAAAAAAACGGATCAAGGAGAAGAGTTTTCATGCATGA